The following proteins come from a genomic window of Saccharomyces mikatae IFO 1815 strain IFO1815 genome assembly, chromosome: 7:
- the HUL5 gene encoding ubiquitin-ubiquitin ligase HUL5 (similar to Saccharomyces cerevisiae HUL5 (YGL141W); ancestral locus Anc_2.335): MLNFTGQTRRRNVNLGNRTRNTKKDLLEKAKKERERRAQDKLKTDASKTIQKSIRKHFANVELFKSTFTSSQLIHMIPAYGGKLIYYISSNDLQQLLSISHDFLSTYPNSLGNRQLLNLLKLYQDDTLVMETLSDLNMNYPIVEEFLDSLSIYMRLTSSLSYSVASKIADAIEAWGVMGSDASVSIFSIPIGPNEKRPFALQFYCLLAERNLLPRHVNRDLILWENMAKTYSHCSKTGQRNIAKLLIPNFNNHISPLILPSDNNYVLEFYEKAFIDEVISATTNHVSNDDYVTNLMWYIASSPNQSCKNSVLITLLSNKDFVRQLSWQFFHTEFNASKTEAHPLFSVLAQLIDMHLLISTDRELLDHNSVIPIEELKRFTSTLKDFTFRQYWELPKTDRNPMLKEAVPLLNKIYERDSRLHFLSTEDNLTYWENSEKQFLNLRFYEELQEYEDSYRENLEHANDEDDGKELDLDKEKNLLKSLLLNKMKKKIKSSLRFRKLEILLELPFFIPFEERVDLFYMFIALDKKRLSLDDHHNLMNMFAPWASTGMKKQSAIISRDNVLEDAFNAFNSIGERFKAPLDVTFINEFGEEAGIDGGGITKEFLTNVSDEGFKDPKHELFQTNDRYELYPSVVYDSKKLKFIWFLGKVVGKCLYEHVLIDVSFADFFLKKLLNCSNGFLSSFPDLGSYDSVLYSNLIKLLNMTVDEIRSLDLTFEIDEPESPAKVIDLIPNGSKTYVTKDNVLLYITKVTDYKLNKRCFKPVSAFHGGLSAIIAPHWMEMFNSIELQMLISGERDNIDLDDLKCNTEYGGYTEDDQTVVDFWEVLNEFKYEDKLNFLKFVTSVPQAPLQGFKALDPKFGVRNAGTEKYRLPTASTCVNLLKLPDYRNKRILREKLLYAINSGARFDLS; this comes from the coding sequence ATGCTGAACTTTACCGGTCAAACAAGGAGAAGAAATGTCAATTTAGGGAACAGGACTCGAAATACAAAAAAGGACCTACTGGAAAAGGCTAAAAAAGAACGAGAAAGGAGGGCTCAAGATAAGCTTAAAACAGATGCCAGTAAGACTATTCAGAAAAGCATTAGAAAGCACTTTGCTAATGTGGAGCTTTTCAAGAGTACTTTCACAAGTTCACAACTGATTCATATGATACCAGCTTACGGGGGCAAATTAATCTATTACATCTCTTCCAATGATCTGCAGCAACTACTGAGTATATCTCATGACTTCTTGAGCACCTACCCTAATTCTCTGGGTAATAGACAGCTGTTGAATCTGTTAAAGCTATATCAAGATGATACGCTCGTAATGGAAACCCTAAGCGATCTGAACATGAATTATCCTATTGTTGAGGAATTTTTAGATAGTCTGTCAATTTATATGCGTCTAACTTCTTCCTTAAGTTACTCTGTGGCTTCAAAAATAGCAGATGCTATAGAGGCTTGGGGTGTAATGGGTAGTGATGCCTCCGTAAGTATCTTTTCAATACCGATAGGACCCAATGAAAAACGGCCGTTTGCATTACAGTTTTATTGCCTACTTGCGGAAAGAAACCTTTTGCCTAGGCATGTCAATAGAGATTTGATATTATGGGAGAACATGGCGAAGACATATTCGCATTGCAGTAAAACCGGCCAACGAAATATCGCCAAACTACTTATACCCAACTTCAACAATCATATCTCTCCATTGATTTTACCTAGTGATAACAATTATGTACTGGAATTCTACGAAAAGGCTTTCATAGACGAAGTCATCTCTGCTACTACAAATCACGTTTCTAATGATGACTATGTTACAAATTTAATGTGGTACATTGCAAGCTCACCCAATCAAAGTTGCAAGAATTCTGTTCTGATTACTTTACTTTCTAACAAGGACTTTGTGAGACAACTCTCCTGGCAGTTCTTTCACACAGAATTCAATGCCAGCAAGACCGAAGCCCACCCTCTGTTTTCAGTGTTAGCACAACTTATCGACATGCATCTTTTAATATCGACTGACCGGGAGTTATTAGATCACAATTCTGTGATACccattgaagaattaaagAGATTTACATCCACACTAAAGGATTTTACTTTCCGACAATATTGGGAATTACCTAAAACGGACAGGAACCCTATGTTAAAAGAAGCAGTGCCACttttgaacaaaatttaCGAAAGAGACTCAAGATTACACTTCCTATCCACAGAAGATAATTTAACTTATTGGGAAAACTCTGAAAAACAATTCCTGAATTTAAGGTTTTACGAAGAACTGCAGGAGTACGAAGATTCATACAGAGAAAACTTAGAACATGctaatgatgaagatgatggGAAGGAGTTGGATCTTgataaggaaaaaaatttattgaagtCTTTATTGTTgaacaaaatgaagaagaaaataaaatcatcattGCGTTTTCGAAAGTTAGAAATACTTCTTGAATTACCGTTTTTCATtccttttgaagaaagggTAGATTTATTTTACATGTTCATTGCACTtgacaagaaaagattatcTTTAGACGACCACCACAACTTAATGAATATGTTTGCTCCTTGGGCCTCGACTGGTATGAAGAAACAATCCGCTATTATCTCTAGAGACAATGTCTTAGAAGATGCTTTCAATGCGTTCAACTCTATAGGAGAAAGGTTCAAAGCACCATTGGATGTTACTTTCATCAATGAATTCGGTGAGGAAGCCGGTATTGATGGTGGTGGTATCACCAAGGAATTTTTGACTAATGTGTCTGATGAAGGATTCAAAGATCCAAAGCATGAATTATTCCAGACAAATGATCGTTATGAGTTATATCCTTCTGTTGTTTATGACTCTAAGAAACTGAAGTTTATATGGTTCCTTGGAAAGGTTGTAGGTAAATGCCTATATGAGCACGTTCTGATAGATGTATCTTTtgctgatttttttttgaaaaaattgttaaaTTGCTCGAACGGattcctttcttcttttcctgaTCTGGGAAGTTATGACTCAGTTCTGTATAGTAATTTGATCAAATTATTGAATATGACTGTTGATGAAATAAGGTCTTTGGATTTAAcatttgaaattgatgaaCCTGAAAGTCCTGCGAAAGTGATCGACTTAATTCCGAACGGTTCAAAAACATACGTGACAAAAGATAACGTGTTGCTATACATTACTAAAGTAACGGATTAcaaattaaacaaaagatgTTTCAAACCAGTTTCGGCATTTCATGGGGGCCTCAGTGCCATTATTGCTCCACATTGGATGGAAATGTTCAATTCAATAGAATTACAAATGTTAATATCGGGTGAAAGAGACAACATTGATCTAGATGATTTGAAGTGTAACACAGAATACGGAGGTTACACAGAAGATGACCAGACTGTTGTAGATTTTTGGGAGGTTTTGAACGAGTTTAAGTACGAGGATAAACTAAATTTCTTAAAATTTGTCACCTCCGTTCCACAGGCCCCGTTACAAGGCTTCAAGGCATTAGATCCTAAATTCGGTGTAAGAAATGCTGGAACGGAAAAATACAGGTTGCCTACGGCATCTACTTGCGTTAATTTATTAAAGCTTCCTGATTatagaaacaaaagaattttgagaGAGAAGCTATTGTATGCAATAAATTCAGGCGCCAGGTTTGACTTATCATGA
- the SMKI07G1140 gene encoding uncharacterized protein (similar to Saccharomyces cerevisiae YGL140C; ancestral locus Anc_1.90): MSLKSKLTRFQKLWLYYFPCDSILAKRICKSTVNSTVAFIFCLIPKITAHLGAAPAMLPMISVIVHPGRRVGGTIHGAIYCITGLIFGLAYAIFGRFLAQRCLGSSWHELTEAQQHVLHYKRYEAGLAILAVFEVIMLFFHGWMRSVSHYYFGIVFPLFVVVHFAFMDPLNETAGTIAKAYSTPFYLGIAMSIFWNLVLFPEWGTTYLGNTTIDAMNELHKSIDYSINFFIAVDPHNSSQLYSRDPVSLGKLLKMKSLISSKVSNCRVVLHECIYEFTYAYVSPTKLKPIISTLENLTVYINGLVNTCQLEFILLARNDNKLKPDDVAALTLPKNKEISFANAEKLLKVIDKLHPVIYSLHRTMSECMYMAKLVLAHAFDVNVSRVHSCSMFKDGNFPTFNNNANNLPNDVDIQNKINDLKYALEECKAKFKSEMLGFDIDIMSPSDEMFLLSSFLLNFRQTADSTLIIMESVKDILVKRQIQEKKGWLRGKRLWFLVLTNYETFSIWLKGDRNSVTENDTLKGTFNGTTNGFAHDTVIRRPDYEENELLSQKVSSNKNLAKDDTSLDLPITSEPKGNFSSTSDTSSSPLSLTKTTTFGTSKPSKRKSMFSFMSILISIDKFCEVSHPHFRFGFQVAIALMLASFPMFIPKTRQWYIDYRGTWIGFVCILCLEPSVGGTFWVFFLRAVGVIFGAAWGYLSYVAAVHQTNPYLETVITVFGAIPGFYYLLGTPYVKAAIIEIISIYIVMLAAILPSKDDILTSFAKRCLAVGYGGGVALIVQVFFFPLKAREQLNEEISFVCGCISEMELLYATGLEGEQVANSMSEEKYAKIEKISKSAKEALARAAAYKGLTRQEPRLKGEYTELENVFTQVIFIQKQIIERIDTISLLRKQNGSAVIEEFNSVVYPYRRQMVGSISCLMRALQEAFINKTPLPQFLPSARIAHRRLINKVRQTLRIKYPGQILNLSDNVRKLNKGGYIDDDENDDDNEGLVMKMNRRGQLNKTTSPHEYILKEKFLSWNASSAASEEIIEYIEELLNLTKILVGVNEFKYGFLSRPLYEDWAAEAVTGFDDFINGKSNAKNTRRNPTPFDGTSVISERNESLQSSNSNESQISPDSTRSYEPEYPVAYQENDNPAVLNLSRIASHKAGQNSDGLPKTFRNRAFSIASTSGQLSSLSRHSTLGNADPTYLNDDESSDDDLPLALKMVLSHMKEKKD, from the coding sequence ATGTCGCTTAAGTCTAAGTTGACTAGATTTCAGAAGTTATGGCTTTATTACTTTCCCTGTGACAGCATCCTCGCAAAGAGAATATGTAAATCGACCGTTAATTCTACAGTCGCTTTCATATTTTGCTTGATTCCCAAGATAACAGCGCATTTGGGAGCAGCTCCTGCGATGTTGCCAATGATTTCTGTGATCGTTCACCCTGGAAGAAGGGTGGGAGGTACCATTCATGGTGCTATTTATTGCATAACAGGATTAATATTCGGACTAGCTTATGCAATCTTCGGTAGGTTTCTTGCCCAACGATGTCTAGGCAGTTCTTGGCATGAGCTAACAGAGGCACAGCAGCATGTATTGCACTATAAAAGATATGAAGCAGGATTAGCGATTTTGGCTGTTTTCGAAGTGattatgcttttttttcatggcTGGATGAGATCTGTGTCCCATTACTATTTCGGTATTGTTTTCCCACTTTTCGTCGTGGTTCATTTCGCATTTATGGATCCATTGAACGAAACAGCAGGTACTATTGCTAAAGCTTACAGCACACCCTTCTACCTAGGTATTGCGATGTCAATTTTTTGGAATCTTGTATTGTTCCCTGAATGGGGGACTACATATTTGGGTAATACAACTATTGATGCTATGAATGAGCTTCATAAATCCATAGATTACTCgataaattttttcattgcaGTGGATCCGCACAATAGTAGTCAGCTGTACAGTAGAGACCCCGTTTCGTTAGGTAAGCTGTTAAAGATGAagtctttaatttcttcaaaagtcaGTAACTGTCGAGTGGTTCTTCACGAGTGCATTTATGAGTTTACCTACGCCTATGTATCACCTACTAAGTTGAAACCAATTATTTCCACATTGGAAAATCTAACGGTCTACATTAATGGGCTAGTTAATACATGTCAACTGGAATTTATATTACTAGCaagaaatgataataaattAAAGCCCGACGATGTTGCGGCCTTAACGCTGCCgaagaataaagaaatcaGCTTTGCAAATGCTGAAAAATTGTTAAAGGTTATCGATAAGCTGCATCCAGTAATTTATAGTTTACATCGAACAATGAGTGAATGCATGTATATGGCGAAATTGGTACTTGCTCACGCGTTTGATGTTAATGTCTCGAGGGTCCACTCTTGCTCAATGTTTAAAGATGGTAATTTTCCCACATTCAATAACAATGCCAATAACTTGCCCAATGATGTTGACATCCAGAATAAGATAAATGATCTGAAATACGCATTAGAGGAGTGTAAAGCAAAGTTCAAGTCAGAAATGTTAGgatttgatattgatattatGAGTCCCAGCGATGAgatgtttttgttatcCAGCTTTTTATTGAACTTCAGACAGACCGCTGATTCAACTTTGATTATTATGGAATCCGTCAAAGACATTCTTGTGAAACGTCAGATACAAGAGAAGAAAGGCTGGTTGAGAGGCAAGAGGCTTTGGTTCTTAGTATTAACGAACTATGAGACATTTTCTATCTGGCTAAAAGGTGATAGGAACTCAGTGACTGAAAATGATACATTGAAGGGCACTTTCAATGGTACGACCAATGGGTTTGCTCATGACACAGTTATCAGAAGACCGGATTATGAAGAGAATGAACTTTTGTCTCAAAAagtttcatcaaataaaaacCTTGCAAAAGATGACACATCGTTGGATCTGCCAATAACAAGTGAACCCAAAGGCAACTTCTCCTCTACGTCTGATACATCTTCCTCACCATTGTCCTTGACAAAAACAACCACATTTGGTACTAGTAAACCATCCAAGAGGAAAAGTATGTTTTCATTTATGTCCATCCTGATTTCAATTGATAAGTTTTGTGAAGTGTCGCATCCCCATTTTAGATTCGGGTTTCAGGTAGCAATTGCGTTAATGCTGGCTTCTTTTCCTATGTTTATTCCAAAAACAAGGCAGTGGTACATAGATTATCGTGGTACCTGGATTGGTTTCGTGTGTATACTATGTTTGGAACCCTCTGTAGGAGGGACCTTCtgggttttctttttgcgTGCTGTAGGGGTTATCTTCGGAGCGGCTTGGGGTTATCTTTCATATGTTGCTGCGGTCCATCAAACTAATCCATATTTGGAAACAGTAATTACAGTTTTTGGAGCTATTCCTGGGTTTTACTATTTGCTAGGTACACCCTATGTGAAGGCTGCAATCATTGAAATTATTAGTATTTATATTGTCATGCTTGCAGCGATACTTCCCTCCAAGGATGACATTCTGACCAGTTTTGCCAAGAGATGTTTGGCTGTCGGTTATGGTGGAGGAGTAGCATTGATagttcaagtttttttctttccgtTGAAGGCAAGGGAGCAATTAAAcgaagaaatttcttttgtttgtGGCTGTATATCTGAAATGGAACTTCTCTATGCCACTGGACTAGAGGGAGAACAAGTCGCAAACAGTATGAGCGAAGAGAAATATGCAAAAATCGAAAAGATATCAAAAAGTGCTAAAGAAGCGTTGGCCCGTGCTGCTGCTTATAAAGGATTAACTAGACAGGAACCGAGATTAAAGGGCGAATATACTGAGTTGGAAAATGTGTTCACTCAAGTTATATTTATTCAGAAGCAAATCATAGAGAGGATAGATACGATATCTTTGCTGCGAAAGCAAAACGGAAGTGCTGTTATTGAAGAGTTTAACAGCGTCGTATACCCGTACCGACGCCAAATGGTGGGAAGTATTTCTTGCTTGATGAGGGCACTTCAAGAAGCATTCATAAATAAGACCCCATTGCCCCAATTTTTACCCAGTGCAAGGATTGCCCATAGAAGATTGATCAATAAAGTGCGTCAAACATTGCGAATAAAATATCCGGGACAAATTCTAAATTTAAGTGATAATGTAAGAAAGCTAAATAAGGGAGGTTATATtgacgatgatgaaaatgacgATGATAACGAAGGTTTagtgatgaaaatgaatagGAGAGGGCAGCTCAACAAAACGACTAGTCCTCACGAATACATTTTGAAGGAGAAATTTTTAAGTTGGAACGCATCTAGTGCTGCATCGGAAGAAATAATTGAATATATTGAAGAGCTGTTAAACTTGACAAAAATTTTGGTTGGTGTAAATGAGTTCAAATATGGGTTCTTGTCGCGTCCACTTTATGAGGATTGGGCTGCAGAGGCAGTTACAGGTTTTGATGATTTCATCAATGGAAAAAGTAACGCCAAGAATACACGGCGCAATCCAACTCCATTCGATGGTACTTCTGTAATTTCGGAACGAAATGAGAGCTTGCAGAGTTCAAATTCTAACGAATCTCAAATATCTCCTGATTCTACAAGAAGTTATGAACCTGAATATCCCGTGGCATATCAAGAGAATGATAATCCAGCAGTTTTGAATCTATCGCGAATAGCTTCCCATAAAGCAGGTCAAAACTCCGATGGTTTGCCAAAGACGTTTAGAAATAGAGCATTTTCCATAGCCTCTACTTCTGGTCAATTGTCTAGCTTGAGCAGACATAGTACTCTTGGTAATGCAGATCCCACTTATctaaatgatgatgagagTTCCGATGATGATTTGCCATTAGCGTTGAAGATGGTGCTAAGTCACatgaaggaaaagaaggacTGA
- the FLC3 gene encoding putative flavin adenine dinucleotide transporter (similar to Saccharomyces cerevisiae FLC3 (YGL139W) and FLC1 (YPL221W); ancestral locus Anc_6.241) → MKFLQAYKSFSLIGLIISLTSKISFAEAKRKLVATSLVTCMENSQLSANSFDVVFNPDDRSLHYDLDMSTQIDSYIYADIDVYAYGFKIITKNVDLCEINWKQFCPVHPGNIQINSIEYISSEYVDEIPGIAYQVPDIDAYAKVKITNNVSEYLACIQIYFSNGKTVSQIGVKWATAVVAGIGLLLSAILSTFGNSTAASHISANTMSLFLYFQSVVVVAMQHVHRVPPIAAAWAENLVWSMGLIKISFMQRIFRWYVQSTGGTPSLYLTSTSMSVLAQRSWEYLMEFSLMKRATNVLYGNANTLIFRGIKRLGYRMGIENTSIVCTGFTFFVLCGYVLAGFIIVVKCCVELAIRLGWIQKTKFWEFRKQWKTILKGALLRYIYIGFVQLTILSFWEFTERDSAAVIVIACLFILLSCGLMMWAAWRTVFFARRSIEMYNNPAALLYGDDYVLHKYGFFYTMFNANHYWWNIVLLSYIFVKSLLVGFAQASGQTQVLFMFILDLFYFVSIIYYKPYLDRPTNIMNILIATVTVVNSFLFMFFSDLFNQSYKVAAIMGWIFFIMNAAFSFILLLMILAFTGMMLFSKNPDLRFKPAKDDRNSFQRNTSKPEGTVNKSVANELLALGKVAKDHNDYPDSESNNTGLNEELKQPHDETTPTTVTLSDDNKPTLSEKILSKFTRPKNSDSSTDALRDITPKQQIFPHNLTNLSRENLSTLGPKPYPGHMRSQSDAHNGLINSFEEEDTSSTTDPFHDSTEGDLLDSSSSDGGFRSQNFVRDDSINSLGNNQQPLRKPPGFFDEGFM, encoded by the coding sequence ATGAAATTTTTACAAGCTTAcaaatcattttcattgattgGACTTATAATATCGCTAACCAGTAAAATAAGTTTTGCAGaagcaaaaagaaaactggTGGCGACATCATTAGTCACTTGTATGGAAAACTCTCAGCTATCAGCAAACAGCTTCGACGTCGTCTTTAATCCAGATGACAGATCTCTACATTATGATCTTGATATGTCCACTCAGATTGATTCGTATATCTATGCTGATATTGACGTTTACGCATATGGTTTCAAGATCATTACCAAAAACGTCGATCTTTGCGAAATTAACTGGAAGCAATTTTGCCCTGTTCATCCAGGTAATATCCAGATCAACTCCATCGAATACATCTCTAGCGAGTACGTAGACGAAATTCCTGGTATTGCGTACCAAGTCCCAGATATTGATGCATATGCTAAGGTAAAGATTACTAACAATGTAAGTGAGTACCTAGCATGCATTCAAATATACTTTTCCAATGGTAAGACCGTTTCTCAGATTGGCGTAAAATGGGCAACAGCGGTAGTGGCAGGTATTGGTCTTTTGTTGTCTGCAATCTTATCCACTTTTGGTAACTCTACCGCTGCCTCACATATTTCTGCCAATACAATGTCACTTTTCCTATATTTTCAATCGGTTGTCGTTGTCGCTATGCAGCATGTTCATCGAGTCCCACCTATTGCTGCGGCCTGGGCAGAAAATTTGGTCTGGTCAATGGGGTTAATTAAGATCTCCTTTATGCAAAGGATTTTCCGTTGGTATGTCCAATCCACTGGTGGTACACCTAGTCTGTATTTGACTTCAACTTCTATGTCTGTTTTAGCTCAAAGAAGTTGGGAATACTTGATGGAATTTTCGTTAATGAAAAGAGCTACCAATGTTTTATATGGTAATGCAAATACATTAATTTTTAGAGGAATAAAAAGGCTAGGTTATAGAATGGGAATTGAAAATACGTCCATCGTTTGTACCGGtttcactttcttcgtTTTATGTGGATATGTACTTGCTGGATTCATCATAGTGGTGAAATGCTGCGTGGAGTTAGCGATAAGACTAGGATGGATTCAGAAAACAAAGTTCTGGGAATTCAGGAAACAATGGAAAACAATCTTGAAAGGAGCTCTTTTAAGATATATCTACATCGGTTTTGTTCAGTTAACAATTCTGAGTTTCTGGGAATTCACTGAGAGAGATTCTGCTGCTGTAATTGTCATCGCATgcttatttattcttttatcttgTGGGTTGATGATGTGGGCTGCATGGAGGactgttttttttgcaagaaGATCCATTGAAATGTACAACAACCCTGCTGCCCTATTGTATGGTGATGATTATGTTTTACACAAATACGGGTTCTTCTATACAATGTTCAACGCCAATCATTACTGGTGGAACATTGTTCTTTTATCCTACATTTTTGTAAAATCATTATTAGTTGGATTTGCTCAAGCTTCTGGTCAAACACAAGTCCTTTTCATGTTTATATTAgatttgttttatttcGTTTCCATCATCTACTATAAACCCTACCTGGACCGTCCAACAAATATAATGAACATTTTAATTGCCACCGTCACTGTTGTTAATTCATTCCttttcatgtttttttcagacTTGTTTAACCAAAGCTACAAAGTGGCTGCCATTATGGGATGgatctttttcatcatgaATGCTGCATTCTcgtttattttattattgatgatattgGCATTCACAGGTATGATGCTTTTCTCAAAGAATCCCGATCTAAGGTTTAAGCCTGCAAAGGACGATAGAAATTCTTTCCAAAGGAACACCTCAAAACCAGAAGGTACTGTCAATAAATCTGTAGCAAATGAGTTGCTAGCATTGGGTAAAGTGGCGAAAGACCATAACGATTATCCGGATTCCGAATCAAATAATACTGGACTGAATGAAGAACTAAAACAACCACATGATGAAACTACTCCCACAACTGTTACATTAAGCGATGACAACAAACCTACATTGTCAGAGAAAATATTGAGTAAATTTACAAGGCCCAAAAATAGTGATTCGAGCACAGATGCTTTGAGGGATATAACACCCAAACAACAAATATTTCCTCACAACTTAACAAATCTCTCACGTGAAAATCTATCGACATTGGGCCCCAAACCATATCCAGGACACATGAGGTCACAATCTGATGCACATAATGGACTAATCAACTcctttgaagaagaagatacaAGTTCAACTACCGATCCATTTCACGACTCTACGGAAGGTGACCTTTTAGATTCCTCAAGTTCAGATGGAGGATTTAGGTCGCAAAACTTTGTTAGAGATGATAGTATAAATAGTTTGGGAAATAATCAACAACCGCTAAGGAAACCTCCAggattttttgatgaaggCTTTATGTGA
- the SMKI07G1160 gene encoding uncharacterized protein (similar to Saccharomyces cerevisiae YGL138C; ancestral locus Anc_6.240), with translation MRIFQQLFILILTNTLFTRTFVQGRSSTPGKDICKFEDQKLQTELFLNVIKGNKLDNLKEEYEKYKKQNTLYTGFVIEKQYEYQIVPFHINNFLKVTFCKGGEPIWRDIFPFQKDLNWEEPLCISPQEDNTISQNSSLCFKFARVQKYTQRNITLYFPNKFVGFIFVCNSSNTCFQKDEHFETIPLTPIISDNIRDYKTFWTMKGKVTKVIPYLHTLSIPMSRYEMLVSPDDHKPEEWEQGSLTSEFWKTYKTLGKFKNKGMSWLNKIDPMEKYDNIDNKNSKDFHQKIDKTINKIGQKIERPHLALIKAINARNRNSNSGNANMTRRKSLRRKISKTLKKKIPLKN, from the coding sequence ATGCGTATTTTTCAGCAACTTTTCATTCTTATTTTAACAAATACCTTGTTCACAAGAACTTTCGTTCAGGGAAGAAGTTCAACTCCAGGGAAAGATATTTGTAAATTTGAAGATCAAAAATTGCAGACAGAACTCTTTTTAAATGTCattaaaggaaataaattggataatttaaaggaagaatatgaaaaatacaaaaaacaaaacactTTGTATACGGGTTTTGTGATTGAAAAACAATATGAATATCAGATAGTTCCCTTCCATATCAATAACTTTCTCAAAGTGACGTTTTGCAAAGGCGGTGAACCTATTTGGAGAGACATTTTCCCTTTTCAGAAAGATTTAAATTGGGAAGAACCTTTATGCATTTCCCCCCAAGAAGATAATACTATCTCGCAAAACAGTTCTTTATGTTTCAAGTTCGCAAGAGTACAGAAATATACGCAACGTAATATAACCCTTTACTTTCCGAATAAATTTGTCGGATTCATATTTGTTTGTAACTCTTCCAATAcatgttttcaaaaagatgaGCATTTTGAAACTATTCCATTGACGCCCATTATTTCTGATAATATCAGGGACTATAAGACATTTTGGACGATGAAGGGCAAAGTTACAAAAGTTATTCCTTATCTACATACTCTAAGTATTCCTATGTCTAGGTATGAGATGTTAGTTAGTCCAGATGATCATAAACCAGAAGAATGGGAACAGGGGTCTTTGACGTCGGAGTTCTGGAAGACCTATAAAACTTTGGGGAAGTTTAAGAACAAAGGAATGTCTTGGTTGAATAAAATAGACCCCatggaaaaatatgataatatCGATAATAAGAACTCCAAGGATTTTCACCAGAAAATAGATAAGACAATAAATAAGATTGgacaaaaaattgaaaggCCTCATTTGGCACTGATAAAAGCAATAAATGCACGTAATAGGAATTCCAATAGTGGAAATGCAAACATGACAAGAAGGAAATCtttgagaagaaaaatctcGAAgacattaaaaaaaaaaatacctttgaaaaactgA